One part of the Xanthocytophaga agilis genome encodes these proteins:
- a CDS encoding DUF5977 domain-containing protein → MITLTKEPQYLSAAFNKVEFGFTDTGYTVGDLYFCDIYQLSGKDLKQSSNQVSLTGSSYIDTLIKNGSGDGKVSFDVSLILQSMLDNPEIPITSGHSNNYIGYFIKAGTVSYTSGNTQIKTIQYQSKAKFATRSALPMEDYNFGLWHVNYVNGNRKFLSNSPDTIEMADDEEFILSVIIPKNNLSASTINLKADIYRITGFTQTNITVKTYQIATGGTYEFRIKPSTLFTGSTDIDRFAVWLDTADPIVYGCTLPNAPNYNDVATIDDGTCQMPDIDFQVAYSGYTIISGSVIERKFVISDLIGGEEGFGYEFSTNGINYIPIQSTGKTFSYYSGGSITFYIKRNQTVVSKTVQSPYFSAYAQSGFTRNDCTSGYTGTSINYTVPFAKYNSLISQQAANQLALAEIATSGQTTANLSGTCVSTIGTIRASIRYANISITFPDQYGGTYSTADVWLDVTMYGTAYNPGGTITFNLEEINDGASYSFTETPTIASSLLAAAYVLEDSRYDSNGNEWYRHTNNYIIKPGTGYII, encoded by the coding sequence ATGATCACTCTTACCAAAGAACCACAATACCTTTCAGCAGCTTTTAATAAAGTAGAATTTGGATTTACTGATACTGGCTATACGGTTGGTGATCTGTACTTCTGTGATATCTATCAACTATCCGGTAAAGATTTAAAACAGAGTTCCAATCAGGTTTCTTTAACTGGAAGCTCATATATAGATACTCTGATCAAAAACGGATCTGGAGATGGTAAAGTATCCTTTGATGTATCTCTTATTCTTCAGTCTATGTTGGATAATCCAGAGATACCCATTACTTCAGGTCATTCTAACAACTATATAGGCTATTTTATAAAAGCTGGTACTGTTAGTTATACCTCTGGCAATACTCAGATTAAAACTATTCAGTATCAATCAAAAGCAAAATTTGCAACCAGGTCAGCTTTACCAATGGAGGATTACAATTTTGGGTTGTGGCATGTAAATTACGTTAATGGTAACCGAAAGTTTTTAAGTAATTCACCTGATACTATTGAGATGGCTGATGATGAAGAATTCATTCTTTCCGTAATCATCCCGAAAAACAATTTATCTGCTTCTACTATCAATCTAAAAGCTGATATATACAGAATCACAGGTTTCACACAAACCAATATAACTGTAAAAACCTATCAAATCGCTACTGGTGGGACTTACGAATTCAGGATTAAGCCTTCAACTTTATTTACAGGATCTACAGATATTGACAGGTTCGCTGTCTGGTTAGACACAGCTGATCCAATCGTGTACGGTTGTACCTTACCTAATGCACCCAACTACAATGATGTCGCGACTATTGATGATGGTACTTGTCAAATGCCTGACATAGATTTTCAAGTAGCATATTCTGGTTATACAATAATTTCTGGATCAGTCATAGAAAGAAAGTTTGTGATCAGTGACTTAATAGGTGGTGAAGAGGGATTTGGTTATGAGTTTTCAACTAATGGCATCAATTATATTCCTATTCAATCAACAGGAAAAACGTTTAGTTATTATTCCGGAGGTTCAATTACATTCTATATTAAAAGGAATCAGACAGTAGTTTCCAAAACTGTTCAATCACCTTATTTCAGTGCTTATGCGCAATCCGGATTTACCAGAAATGATTGTACTTCAGGGTATACTGGTACTTCCATTAATTACACTGTACCTTTCGCGAAGTATAATTCGTTGATCAGTCAGCAAGCTGCCAATCAATTAGCACTGGCAGAAATTGCAACATCAGGACAAACTACTGCAAACCTTTCTGGTACATGTGTATCTACGATTGGTACTATACGTGCTAGCATTCGCTATGCCAATATATCCATAACATTCCCAGATCAATATGGAGGCACATATTCAACGGCTGACGTTTGGTTGGATGTGACTATGTACGGAACTGCCTATAATCCTGGAGGAACCATTACTTTCAACCTGGAAGAAATAAATGATGGTGCATCATATTCTTTCACGGAAACACCCACTATTGCATCCAGTCTATTAGCAGCTGCTTATGTATTGGAGGATTCCAGATATGATTCCAATGGCAATGAATGGTATAGACACACCAATAATTATATCATTAAACCTGGTACTGGATATATTATATAA
- a CDS encoding recombinase family protein, translating to MKKQYIAYYRVSTQKQGQSGLGLEAQRQTVHSHCKNGTIVSEYTEVISGKGNGTIQLVSALTECKKIGATLVIAKLDRLSRNVGFINNLMEAGVRFQCCDMPEANELTINIFAALAQHERKLISERTKAALAAKKSLGFKLGKNNFKPDSVTKSILSRQTKNKDFYKKHRELANLYRNNGLTLQQIADKLNELDFHTINGKSFKPQTIKNLLSAGN from the coding sequence ATGAAAAAACAATACATTGCTTATTATAGGGTCAGTACGCAGAAACAAGGCCAGTCCGGATTAGGATTGGAAGCACAGCGTCAAACTGTGCATAGTCATTGCAAAAATGGCACAATTGTGTCAGAATATACTGAGGTTATTTCAGGTAAAGGGAACGGTACGATTCAATTAGTGAGTGCCTTGACAGAGTGCAAAAAGATAGGTGCAACACTGGTAATTGCAAAGCTGGATAGGTTATCCAGAAACGTTGGTTTCATCAACAACTTAATGGAAGCTGGAGTACGTTTCCAATGCTGTGATATGCCGGAAGCCAATGAATTAACCATCAATATCTTTGCAGCATTAGCACAACACGAACGCAAACTGATAAGTGAACGAACAAAAGCGGCATTAGCTGCAAAAAAATCACTGGGTTTCAAACTAGGTAAGAATAACTTCAAACCGGATTCTGTAACTAAGTCTATTTTAAGTAGGCAAACAAAAAATAAAGACTTCTACAAAAAACATAGAGAGCTAGCAAATTTATACAGGAACAATGGATTAACTCTCCAGCAGATTGCAGATAAATTAAATGAACTGGATTTTCATACTATTAACGGAAAATCTTTCAAACCTCAGACTATCAAAAACCTTCTTTCAGCCGGAAATTAA
- a CDS encoding metallophosphoesterase → MIRFLHLSDLHFSQLIENPTYSIQQLIAIEKFYKSETFDRVIVTGDLTNDAKIDSFIKAREWLNGSITLSGGNKTGLNIDNDIQLKVVPGNRDYIHNKTSLKKGEDIYFEGLNTYNKEFAGNHLFSKRKPLVYDWFDLSETENVGVFILYVNTSILGEDDSNNKLKANYLHYISVQINNLIKKGRAGTLIKSVKSGAFISSVEFRKSFKFLVAHHPFQNEEKIYDFISNNKKKEFLSNLAMMDFNIQLSGHRHIYEKTENTYTYFFDKRAVDRYLINELLLQIGEDKLIDITSIKKGKKISKPLRIIITIIKTLLIQDDSIHNVISKMDKIVKGTPQESLNYLIDAIKTGTKREQEDNYNEILNYLNNLTKNERKLFADNAQKIVSKILNELKQRSLQTFNAGSCSLPYINGEKTDRHFNTYSFEYYEGDFTLCIIDYIWNPDIGDFELNERCFITYSLDKLKINEIYQNDQLFKKKSQANNHKKSQCILMLTADVVDQTKQKLNLEREHSQIIEMLQDKKDIFDVIIRRNINKHNFIRYIKDRSPDILHFSGHGEMTDEDLLKLGIETGGIWMLNEEKNGFSCLKNDELDSIFDNFQRSNIPLRVVIFNACYSYEPAKRASQYGPIAIGISARIPNDSAISFSKGFYTHLSKPGFECDFINAYKEGVLYMPHKHKEMIKLYQGGNIVN, encoded by the coding sequence ATGATTAGATTTTTACATCTTTCTGATTTGCATTTCTCTCAATTAATAGAGAATCCAACTTATTCCATTCAACAGTTGATAGCAATTGAGAAATTTTATAAATCCGAAACATTTGATAGGGTTATTGTTACTGGAGACTTAACTAATGATGCTAAGATTGACAGTTTCATCAAAGCACGAGAATGGTTAAACGGATCAATCACTTTAAGTGGCGGCAACAAAACAGGACTTAATATTGACAATGATATACAACTTAAGGTAGTCCCAGGAAATAGAGATTATATACATAATAAAACCAGTTTAAAAAAAGGAGAGGATATCTATTTTGAAGGTTTAAATACTTACAATAAAGAATTTGCAGGAAATCATTTATTTAGTAAAAGAAAGCCCCTTGTCTATGATTGGTTTGATCTTTCTGAAACGGAGAATGTGGGCGTTTTTATTTTATATGTAAACACAAGTATTTTGGGTGAAGATGATTCAAATAATAAACTTAAAGCTAACTACCTACATTACATATCAGTGCAGATTAATAACCTTATAAAGAAGGGACGTGCAGGAACACTAATAAAGAGTGTCAAATCAGGTGCATTTATTTCATCTGTTGAGTTTAGAAAATCTTTCAAATTCCTCGTTGCACATCACCCTTTTCAGAATGAGGAAAAAATATATGACTTTATATCAAATAATAAGAAAAAAGAGTTTCTGTCAAATTTGGCTATGATGGATTTTAATATTCAACTTAGTGGGCATAGACATATATATGAAAAGACAGAAAACACATACACATATTTTTTTGACAAGAGGGCAGTTGATAGATATCTGATAAATGAGTTACTTCTACAAATAGGAGAAGATAAGCTGATTGATATTACTAGTATAAAGAAAGGAAAAAAGATTTCTAAACCATTAAGAATAATAATTACCATAATTAAAACACTTCTAATTCAAGATGACAGTATCCACAATGTCATCAGTAAAATGGACAAAATAGTTAAAGGCACTCCTCAAGAAAGTTTAAATTATTTAATAGATGCTATAAAAACTGGAACAAAAAGAGAACAGGAGGACAACTATAATGAGATTCTAAATTATTTAAACAACCTTACTAAAAATGAACGTAAATTATTTGCAGATAATGCTCAGAAAATAGTTTCAAAGATTCTCAATGAACTAAAACAAAGAAGCCTGCAAACCTTTAATGCTGGTTCATGCTCGCTTCCATATATTAATGGAGAAAAGACTGATAGACATTTTAATACATATAGTTTTGAATATTATGAAGGAGATTTTACCCTATGCATAATAGATTATATATGGAACCCAGATATAGGGGATTTTGAATTAAATGAAAGATGTTTTATAACCTATTCGCTCGACAAATTAAAAATAAATGAGATTTATCAAAACGATCAACTCTTTAAGAAAAAATCCCAAGCTAATAACCATAAAAAATCTCAATGTATTTTGATGTTGACGGCAGATGTTGTAGATCAGACCAAACAAAAATTAAACTTAGAAAGAGAGCATAGTCAGATTATAGAGATGCTACAGGACAAAAAAGACATATTTGATGTTATTATCCGAAGAAATATAAATAAACATAATTTTATACGATATATCAAAGATCGTAGCCCAGATATCCTACACTTTTCAGGGCATGGAGAAATGACAGATGAAGATTTACTGAAACTTGGTATTGAAACTGGAGGAATATGGATGTTGAATGAAGAGAAGAATGGTTTTTCATGTTTAAAAAACGATGAGTTAGATTCAATATTCGATAATTTTCAGAGAAGTAATATTCCACTAAGGGTAGTTATTTTCAACGCATGTTATTCTTATGAACCTGCAAAGCGAGCTTCTCAATATGGTCCAATTGCTATTGGTATTTCAGCAAGAATTCCAAATGACTCAGCAATAAGTTTTAGTAAAGGGTTTTATACGCATCTTTCAAAACCGGGATTCGAATGCGATTTCATTAATGCATATAAGGAAGGAGTCTTATATATGCCACACAAACACAAAGAAATGATAAAGTTATATCAGGGAGGAAACATTGTTAACTAA
- a CDS encoding NAD(P)/FAD-dependent oxidoreductase — MLLKNKKVAIIGAGPVGLTITRLLQQKGIDVTVYERDKDPQARIWGGTLDLHKDSGQKAMKKAGLLDMYYELAIPMGIIMADEQGNVLSTRKITPENQYDNPEISRNALRTLLLDSLANDTVIWDKKCTGLEPHDGRWVLYFENKTDATADLIIGANGGMSKVRSYVTDTEPEETGTFIIQGDVSQPAIECPEFYSLCNGNRLMSAWQGNLVVANPYNNGALTYGVIFRKPEAWNHGKEVNFQDTNSIITFLSDRFSQWDKRFRQLFNSTSLFVGLPTRKLSLEKPWKTNRPLPVTLIGDAAHLMPPFAGMGVNTGLMDALTLSDNLTDGKFETIEAAINDYEQKMFVYASEAQHKSSKNEIEMRSPDFSFQNFFK, encoded by the coding sequence ATGTTACTGAAAAATAAGAAAGTAGCTATTATTGGAGCAGGACCAGTTGGTCTGACAATAACCAGATTATTACAGCAAAAAGGAATAGACGTAACCGTTTACGAGAGAGATAAAGATCCTCAGGCCAGGATATGGGGTGGTACACTTGATCTACACAAAGATTCAGGGCAGAAAGCTATGAAAAAAGCTGGATTGCTGGATATGTACTATGAGTTGGCGATTCCTATGGGAATAATCATGGCTGATGAACAAGGTAATGTGTTATCCACGAGAAAGATTACACCCGAAAACCAATATGACAATCCTGAAATAAGCAGAAATGCTTTACGAACTTTATTGCTTGATAGTCTGGCAAACGATACAGTTATTTGGGATAAGAAATGCACAGGGCTTGAGCCACACGATGGAAGATGGGTCTTATATTTCGAGAATAAAACAGATGCAACTGCCGATCTGATAATTGGAGCAAATGGCGGAATGTCCAAGGTTAGAAGCTATGTGACAGATACTGAACCTGAAGAAACAGGAACGTTTATCATACAGGGAGATGTATCTCAACCTGCTATAGAATGTCCGGAGTTTTATAGTTTATGTAATGGCAACAGATTGATGAGTGCCTGGCAAGGCAATTTAGTAGTAGCCAATCCCTATAATAATGGTGCATTGACCTATGGTGTCATTTTTAGAAAGCCTGAAGCATGGAATCATGGAAAAGAAGTAAACTTTCAGGATACGAACAGTATTATCACATTTCTTTCCGACCGATTTTCACAATGGGATAAACGTTTCAGACAATTGTTCAACTCAACATCGCTTTTTGTTGGATTGCCAACAAGGAAACTGTCATTAGAGAAACCCTGGAAAACCAATCGCCCTTTGCCTGTAACACTTATAGGAGATGCCGCTCATTTAATGCCACCCTTTGCAGGTATGGGCGTGAATACCGGGTTGATGGATGCATTAACTTTATCTGATAACCTCACTGACGGAAAATTTGAAACTATAGAAGCTGCTATAAATGACTATGAGCAAAAAATGTTTGTGTATGCTTCAGAGGCACAACATAAGTCCAGTAAGAACGAAATAGAAATGCGTTCTCCCGACTTTTCATTTCAGAACTTCTTCAAATAA
- a CDS encoding helix-turn-helix domain-containing protein encodes MEELLTKLLVEQQKTNQLLEEHKLAQKDYLSLEEAAILISVAVPTLRVWIDTGQINKYQPSGKLIWLKKSDLIAFIESGKKNAILDALKPRKTNKVRLN; translated from the coding sequence GTGGAAGAGTTATTAACAAAACTGTTAGTCGAACAGCAAAAGACAAATCAGCTATTAGAAGAGCACAAACTAGCGCAGAAGGATTATTTATCTTTGGAGGAAGCAGCAATCCTTATTAGTGTTGCCGTACCAACATTGCGGGTCTGGATTGATACTGGCCAGATCAATAAGTACCAACCATCAGGGAAATTAATCTGGCTAAAGAAATCAGATTTGATTGCATTTATTGAATCAGGAAAGAAGAACGCTATTCTGGATGCATTGAAACCACGAAAAACAAATAAGGTCCGTCTTAATTAA
- a CDS encoding site-specific integrase, which translates to MKSIHMEDPIQIQTINAKFRATKDELTKYAYLELRFKKKIIIEKNGKTKDKVSAIINLKEYEFPVVQESDKKNVQKIKQDKEKAVRKQVKEIVEQLYLVFKHMTYQEFEKVYTKEGSIEQLYRQLQDGVKKDRVIDKAQFENMSFLELTQSFLEDLKGKKCEFNSFNGGINSVGNYPKAANKFVESLGSHIREKASSTAIVDFAEFSKGLNFQFINLSSDDISNIIRLNADRMKTGITKVEIEKYLEHSGITLLFKKYNTNNRDRTEALADRINKAFCIRLGSSIKIPDLKSGHLLRFADYLAAGMAENKYMNYVCSILDYAKFKISLDTNLIFYMKKQNKVSFAEPDRRMDLSKNEIEKLLVTPWPRYEDWKKAFFFSCESGLRSSDIETLKRSEIVETEEGFIINKLMKKTKKYARVPISDNAMKILEDFGFATKKQDENVFSFQKGIDQMRNKIHDWLKSAGVEKKVTYHSSRHTFVSTLVNSGVDAFLISDLLGHTDTDMIKHYMHIKDIQRFNAIKKLNILGKQ; encoded by the coding sequence ATGAAAAGCATACATATGGAAGATCCAATACAAATTCAAACAATTAACGCCAAATTTCGTGCCACAAAAGACGAATTAACGAAGTATGCTTATCTGGAATTAAGATTTAAAAAAAAGATTATCATTGAAAAAAATGGTAAAACAAAGGATAAAGTTAGTGCAATAATAAATCTCAAAGAATACGAGTTTCCGGTTGTTCAAGAAAGTGATAAAAAGAATGTACAAAAAATAAAACAAGACAAAGAGAAAGCAGTACGCAAGCAGGTAAAAGAAATAGTTGAACAACTTTATCTTGTTTTCAAACATATGACTTATCAGGAGTTTGAAAAGGTATATACGAAAGAGGGGTCAATTGAGCAGCTTTACCGTCAACTACAGGATGGAGTAAAAAAAGATCGGGTAATTGATAAGGCTCAATTTGAGAATATGTCTTTTCTCGAATTAACACAAAGCTTTTTGGAAGATCTGAAAGGCAAAAAATGTGAGTTCAATTCATTTAATGGTGGTATAAACTCAGTTGGTAATTATCCAAAGGCTGCTAATAAGTTTGTGGAGAGTTTAGGGTCTCATATTAGGGAAAAGGCAAGTTCCACAGCCATAGTAGATTTTGCCGAATTCAGCAAAGGTCTAAACTTTCAGTTTATAAACTTGTCGTCAGATGATATTAGTAACATTATTCGTCTGAATGCTGATAGAATGAAAACCGGCATCACAAAAGTAGAAATTGAGAAATATCTCGAGCATAGTGGAATTACATTGTTGTTTAAAAAATATAACACTAATAATAGGGATAGAACTGAAGCCTTGGCTGACCGTATCAATAAAGCCTTTTGTATTAGATTAGGTAGTTCTATAAAAATACCGGATTTAAAATCAGGTCATTTACTAAGGTTTGCGGACTACCTGGCTGCTGGAATGGCTGAAAATAAGTATATGAATTATGTGTGCAGTATCCTGGACTATGCCAAGTTTAAAATCAGCCTGGATACTAATCTGATATTCTATATGAAGAAGCAGAACAAAGTTAGTTTTGCTGAGCCGGACCGAAGGATGGATCTGAGTAAAAACGAAATTGAAAAACTGTTGGTAACACCATGGCCAAGGTATGAAGATTGGAAAAAGGCTTTTTTCTTTTCGTGTGAAAGTGGACTCAGATCATCCGATATTGAGACACTAAAACGTTCAGAAATAGTTGAGACAGAAGAAGGATTTATTATTAATAAGTTGATGAAGAAAACGAAAAAGTATGCTAGAGTACCAATTTCAGATAATGCAATGAAAATTCTGGAAGACTTTGGTTTTGCTACGAAAAAGCAGGATGAGAATGTTTTCTCCTTTCAGAAAGGGATTGATCAGATGCGGAATAAGATACATGACTGGCTTAAATCAGCTGGAGTTGAAAAGAAGGTTACTTATCATTCCAGTAGACATACGTTTGTCTCAACGCTTGTCAATTCTGGTGTGGATGCATTTTTGATATCTGATCTACTGGGGCATACTGATACAGATATGATAAAGCATTACATGCATATAAAGGATATCCAAAGATTCAATGCAATCAAAAAGCTGAATATATTAGGAAAACAATAG
- a CDS encoding HPP family protein: MVKKRIKRGLRITRYVIYKETLVDYREHIWSFIGAFVGISCIAFLQSKMFPYTDTVFLIGSFGASSVLIYGAIQSPLAQPRNLIGGHVLSAIVGVSVYQLLPDILWLTAPLAVSLSIVLMQVTKTLHPPGGATGLIAVIGSEKIKQLGYWYVISPVLTGCLILLVVALIFNNMTANRKYPTNRKFTRFLKKSWPKLKRYKLKRQRYSLPSESH, encoded by the coding sequence ATGGTTAAGAAAAGGATAAAAAGAGGGCTACGCATTACCCGCTATGTTATTTATAAAGAAACACTAGTAGATTATCGGGAACATATATGGTCGTTTATTGGAGCATTTGTAGGCATTTCCTGTATTGCCTTCTTACAAAGTAAAATGTTTCCCTATACAGATACTGTTTTTCTGATCGGATCTTTTGGAGCTTCCAGTGTATTGATTTATGGGGCTATCCAAAGTCCATTGGCACAACCCCGAAATCTCATCGGCGGACATGTACTTTCGGCTATAGTGGGTGTTTCTGTCTATCAGCTATTGCCTGATATCCTTTGGTTAACAGCACCACTGGCAGTTTCTTTGTCTATTGTATTAATGCAAGTGACCAAAACACTGCATCCACCCGGAGGCGCTACCGGACTCATTGCTGTCATTGGATCTGAAAAAATAAAACAATTAGGGTATTGGTATGTGATTTCTCCTGTACTTACAGGCTGTCTGATTCTGTTGGTTGTGGCGCTTATTTTTAATAATATGACTGCTAACCGAAAATATCCAACCAACCGAAAATTTACCCGTTTTTTGAAAAAGAGCTGGCCTAAACTGAAGAGGTATAAGTTGAAACGGCAACGCTACTCATTACCCTCCGAATCGCACTAG
- a CDS encoding AraC family transcriptional regulator, which translates to MNKDKQQTVPNILVKFAHLLGTEIKNRRLQIPENFGRGYCTGFVFNEHIRLLISNYELYEDVLVENPGINTARRMIFFKFQNIFPKTAILSEEKSVIKTPSVLIATSRVSTDDVISIHTNTETIMIEVDATYLSGLFDLSEQSPILQSLLQNTQPLLFEQVIYPSLQKIVDEIVTESVSKTFELFFLRIKAEELICRLLMELEKRNEKHLYALNSHDIQTLYKVKEQLLAHLDTPPAIKDVSFSANMSPTKLKRLFRQIFGNSIFSYYQEYRMKEAARLLKEENLSVSDVGYKLGFTNLSHFSRVFKEHTGMKPKQYSQSKK; encoded by the coding sequence ATGAATAAAGACAAACAGCAAACAGTGCCGAACATACTGGTAAAATTTGCCCATTTATTGGGGACAGAGATAAAAAACAGACGATTACAGATCCCCGAAAATTTTGGTAGAGGTTATTGTACCGGATTTGTCTTTAATGAGCATATCCGACTGCTTATCAGTAATTACGAATTGTACGAAGATGTACTGGTCGAAAATCCAGGCATCAATACTGCCAGGAGAATGATATTTTTCAAGTTTCAGAACATCTTCCCTAAAACAGCAATTCTATCAGAAGAAAAGTCTGTTATAAAAACGCCTTCCGTTTTGATTGCGACCAGCCGGGTTAGTACCGACGATGTTATTTCAATCCACACAAATACAGAAACCATTATGATAGAGGTAGACGCAACGTATTTAAGTGGGCTTTTTGACCTGTCAGAACAATCTCCCATTTTACAAAGCTTATTACAAAATACACAGCCATTACTATTTGAACAGGTAATCTATCCTTCTTTACAAAAGATTGTGGACGAGATTGTAACAGAGTCGGTTAGTAAAACCTTTGAACTATTTTTCTTAAGAATAAAAGCAGAAGAACTGATTTGCAGGCTATTGATGGAACTGGAAAAGCGAAACGAAAAACATCTGTATGCTTTAAATAGTCATGATATACAAACCCTATACAAAGTAAAAGAGCAACTACTTGCACATCTGGATACTCCTCCAGCCATTAAAGATGTAAGCTTTTCTGCCAATATGAGCCCAACCAAACTAAAACGTTTATTCAGGCAAATTTTTGGTAACAGTATTTTTAGCTATTACCAGGAATACAGAATGAAAGAAGCTGCCCGTCTGCTGAAAGAGGAAAATCTATCTGTTTCAGATGTGGGCTACAAACTAGGCTTTACCAATTTGAGCCATTTTTCAAGAGTCTTTAAAGAACATACAGGAATGAAACCAAAACAATACAGCCAATCTAAAAAGTAA
- a CDS encoding XkdF-like putative serine protease domain-containing protein yields the protein MKIYDIRINDEDETGVQLVSFVKSPAMEVEAIKLSKEPMLFAKDEYKQYLTSAVIIPDKLIPRMNGNEMYMIRFSSDTIEKIRNKFHTQTGNLKLSNFDHNSEYTVSATLIESWIKTSENDKSVALGFDLPVGSWLSTYHVSDTQFWNEKILTNEVTGFSLEGVFETIETKLPKDEEPTLDQLMDDLLADILK from the coding sequence ATGAAAATATACGATATCCGAATTAATGATGAAGATGAAACAGGTGTACAACTGGTTTCATTTGTCAAATCTCCCGCAATGGAAGTAGAAGCTATTAAGCTGTCCAAAGAACCTATGTTATTTGCCAAAGATGAATACAAACAGTATTTGACATCTGCAGTAATCATCCCTGACAAACTCATACCTAGAATGAATGGAAATGAGATGTACATGATCCGATTTTCATCTGATACAATTGAAAAGATCCGCAATAAGTTTCATACTCAGACCGGTAATCTGAAGTTATCCAATTTTGATCATAATTCAGAGTATACAGTTAGTGCAACTCTGATAGAAAGCTGGATCAAGACCTCAGAAAACGATAAATCCGTTGCGTTGGGTTTTGATTTACCTGTTGGAAGCTGGCTTTCAACATATCATGTATCAGATACCCAATTCTGGAATGAAAAAATATTAACGAATGAGGTTACCGGTTTTAGTTTGGAAGGAGTCTTTGAAACTATTGAAACTAAGCTACCAAAAGATGAAGAACCAACCCTGGATCAATTAATGGATGATCTGTTGGCAGATATTTTAAAATAA
- a CDS encoding outer membrane beta-barrel protein, producing MVYCLLPAYSQTGSRTKAKTPNEHSNSFLKPYAHPYQNRLSLVAGIGLAGYAGDICRLKDSDLQHHYLNIGLSAGLSYRFTNYISVRWDNSYQSLQARARPGTWGDLAFHSHLFGSAISLQINTTSKTIGEQYNRSLDAYFLAGFGVLYYRTKVNADASTQEWLKPMLAATGSPVAFTFPIGIGANWRLTDQASLGLEAVYHFTTTDLLDGTSLTNDPKPHADHYLTLQIRFTQQLFQLFHYKEYLQRKK from the coding sequence ATGGTGTATTGTCTTTTACCTGCGTATAGCCAGACGGGTAGCCGAACTAAAGCTAAAACCCCTAATGAACACTCAAATTCCTTTCTGAAACCCTATGCACATCCTTATCAGAATCGACTCTCTCTGGTGGCAGGAATAGGACTGGCAGGCTATGCTGGTGATATATGCAGACTAAAGGATAGCGACCTACAACATCATTATCTCAATATTGGCCTAAGTGCAGGACTGTCCTATCGGTTTACGAACTACATTTCTGTTCGTTGGGACAATAGTTATCAGTCATTACAAGCCAGGGCGAGGCCGGGAACATGGGGAGATTTAGCGTTTCATTCTCATTTGTTTGGATCTGCTATCTCACTTCAGATTAATACCACATCAAAAACCATAGGAGAACAATATAATCGTAGTCTGGATGCTTACTTCCTTGCCGGATTCGGCGTGTTGTATTATCGCACAAAAGTGAATGCAGATGCTTCAACTCAGGAGTGGCTCAAACCTATGTTAGCAGCTACTGGCAGCCCTGTTGCTTTTACATTTCCTATAGGCATTGGAGCGAACTGGCGACTGACAGATCAGGCAAGTCTGGGCTTGGAGGCGGTCTACCATTTTACAACTACAGACCTGCTGGATGGCACCAGTCTTACCAATGATCCGAAACCACATGCAGATCACTATCTGACCCTACAAATACGTTTTACACAACAACTATTTCAGCTGTTTCACTACAAAGAATATCTGCAACGAAAAAAGTAA